In Chloroflexi bacterium ADurb.Bin180, the genomic window CCTCGACGGCCAGGCGGCCGTTGTCGACCGGGGCGATGGCGAACTCGTCATCGCTGGCCAGGCGGTAGGCCGGGTGGTAGCGGCCGACCCACTGCACGCCGGGCAGGGCCCGGGCGCGGGGCAGGAGAGGGGGCGCCATACGCACGAGGTAGGTGTAGTTGGGGTGATAGCCCAGGAGCACCGCGCCTAGCGAGAGCAGGGACTCACGCCATTCGGTAGCGATGGGCCCCTGGAACTGAATCAGGAAGTAGGGATCGCTGGCGGCGGCACGGAGACCTGGCGGGATCGACGGCTCGCCCCTGGCCGAATCCCAGACGCGGCCGTTGAGCGAGATGACGGTGCGGTCATCGAGGCGGTCGGCGATGTTGGCTTCGGGCAGGGCGGCGAGCTGGGCATCGCTCACGCGGGCCAGGACGAAGGAGCCATAGTCCTGCACCACCGTCAGGCCGGAGGGGAGGGCGGGGCCGTCGAGCTTGCTCAACACGACCAGGCGCGTTCCCCCGGGGGAGGCGCTCACGGGGCGCGCGCTGGAGGCAGGGAGCAGCAGCGCGAGTACGAGAGCCAGCGAGATCCAGCAGCGAACGGACCGCCGAGAAAGGATCACCATAGGACCCTCCTTGCCGCGTTACGAAACGATCACCAATTATACTACAAATCCGCAAACCGCTCGGGATAGTTGCTGGCAATGCCATCCACGCCCAACGCATGCACGACACGCAGGCGGGGCGGGTCGTCGATGGTCCAGGTGAACACCTGGTGGCCGGCCTGGTGAAGTACCTCCACCACGCGCCGCGAGAGCAGCGGGTGGTAGAGCATCACCGCGCTGGCCTGTGCGTCCGAGATCATCGACAGCACGCGCCAGGGCAGGGTCCAGCGCAGCCAGGCCAGCACAGCCGTGACGACGGGCTTGAGGTAGGGCTTGTTCGAGGCGCCGCTCCTGTCTTCGGGGAAAGATAGACCGGTGCGCGAGTCCGGTGCCAGCGAGCGGATCAGGCGGAGACTCGAGGGGTAGTGCGTGCTGTAGAGCACATCGCCGGAGAGGCCGCGGGAGGCCACGGCTTGCAGCACGGCCGGCTCGTAGCCGACCGCCTTGAGGTCGATGTTCAGCAGGGCGCGGCCCCGCACCAGGTCCAGCGCCTCGGCGAGCGAGGCGATTGGACCGGCCTTGCCCGGCGGCAGGGCACGCAGCTCGTCCAGAGTGTGCTGGCTGGCCAGCTCGCCCGGGCAGCCGTGGTCGGCCAGGTTGTCGTCGTGCAGCAGCACCAGGCCGTCGCGGCAGGCGCGCACGTCAAACTCGATCAGGTCCACGCCCAGCTCCAGGCCGATACGGAGCGAGTCGAGGGTGTTGGCCGGGGCGTGCCCGGCGGCGCCGCCGTGGCCGATGCGCAGGAAAGGTTTGGACCAGGCGGTTGGTGAGAGTGTGGTCATCGGTCTCACTCCAGAGGCATCTCGTGGCGGACCGATTATGCCTGAGCGGGCCAGGCGAGTCAAGGCGCCGTCGCAGCGGGGAGGGTCGGCGAGCGAGACTGTGGAATAACTGCCCAGGGAGCGCGAACGACAGGTTCGTAGTTGCGCTTTAGCGCTCCCCTTCCGGACGGTCTCACCGCGTCAGTGGGTGGGGACAGGCTAAAGCCTGTACTACGAACCTATCGAGGTCTGTAGTTGCCCG contains:
- the ugpQ_2 gene encoding Glycerophosphoryl diester phosphodiesterase, which encodes MTTLSPTAWSKPFLRIGHGGAAGHAPANTLDSLRIGLELGVDLIEFDVRACRDGLVLLHDDNLADHGCPGELASQHTLDELRALPPGKAGPIASLAEALDLVRGRALLNIDLKAVGYEPAVLQAVASRGLSGDVLYSTHYPSSLRLIRSLAPDSRTGLSFPEDRSGASNKPYLKPVVTAVLAWLRWTLPWRVLSMISDAQASAVMLYHPLLSRRVVEVLHQAGHQVFTWTIDDPPRLRVVHALGVDGIASNYPERFADL